One window of Gloeothece citriformis PCC 7424 genomic DNA carries:
- the proC gene encoding pyrroline-5-carboxylate reductase, protein MSIRLGIIGGGVMAEAILSRLIEQNIYPPDAVLVSEPQPQRREFLRKTYKVQVTSDNRETTTAQDVLLLAVKPQILDKVAENLAHLFPKRYPPLILSILAGVTLKRLEAIFSEQAIIRVMPNTPATVGAGITAIAAGKKVEPEHLASARSIFAAVGEVVEVPESLMDGVTGLSGSGPAFVAIMIEALADGGVAAGLPRPIAAQLALQTVLGTAQLLQQTKLHPAQLKDQVTSPGGTTIAGVTQLEKSGFRAAIIEAVMAAKQRSHELGR, encoded by the coding sequence GTGTCTATTCGTCTAGGAATTATTGGGGGTGGAGTGATGGCAGAAGCTATCCTCTCCCGTCTCATTGAACAAAACATTTATCCTCCTGACGCTGTTTTGGTGAGTGAACCTCAGCCTCAACGGCGTGAATTTTTGCGTAAAACTTACAAAGTACAAGTTACTTCCGATAATCGAGAGACAACAACGGCTCAAGATGTGTTATTATTAGCCGTTAAACCCCAAATTTTAGATAAAGTCGCCGAAAATTTAGCCCATTTATTTCCTAAACGTTATCCTCCCTTAATTCTTTCTATTTTAGCCGGGGTGACTTTAAAGCGTTTAGAAGCTATTTTTTCAGAGCAAGCTATTATTAGAGTCATGCCGAATACTCCCGCAACCGTAGGAGCCGGCATAACGGCGATCGCAGCCGGCAAAAAAGTAGAGCCTGAACATCTGGCGAGCGCTCGCTCAATTTTTGCGGCGGTGGGAGAAGTGGTAGAAGTGCCTGAAAGTTTGATGGATGGGGTGACGGGTTTATCCGGTTCGGGCCCGGCTTTTGTGGCCATTATGATCGAAGCGTTAGCTGATGGGGGAGTTGCAGCCGGGTTACCTCGTCCCATTGCGGCTCAACTGGCACTCCAAACGGTTTTAGGGACGGCGCAATTACTCCAACAGACAAAACTTCATCCAGCACAATTAAAAGATCAAGTCACCTCTCCGGGAGGTACGACTATTGCCGGTGTGACTCAGTTAGAAAAGTCCGGTTTTCGCGCGGCAATTATTGAGGCAGTCATGGCAGCTAAACAACGCTCTCACGAGTTAGGACGTTAA
- a CDS encoding cell division protein SepF has protein sequence MNTILTKLKDFVGISEHDDEYETDYEEMEYDRYSKTNSSETLAPEEEEPIRNRRTRESLNLTSDVPMGTTTRNNVIGMPGITNGIAEVVVIEPHSFEEMPQVIQTLRERKSVVLNLNVMDPEEAQRAVDFVAGGTYAIDGHQERIGESIFLFTPSCVKVSTLTGTVHDVPETPKATTRPTMSTPVWGAEASRIAQ, from the coding sequence GTGAATACAATCTTAACAAAGCTAAAAGATTTCGTAGGTATTTCCGAGCATGACGACGAATACGAAACCGACTACGAAGAAATGGAGTATGATAGATATTCCAAAACCAATTCATCAGAGACGTTAGCACCAGAAGAAGAAGAACCGATCAGAAACCGTCGGACTCGGGAAAGTCTTAATTTAACGTCAGATGTACCAATGGGAACAACAACGAGGAATAATGTGATAGGTATGCCAGGAATCACCAACGGAATTGCGGAAGTCGTTGTGATTGAACCACATTCTTTTGAAGAAATGCCTCAAGTGATTCAAACTCTCAGAGAGCGTAAGTCTGTTGTTTTAAATCTCAACGTCATGGATCCGGAGGAAGCACAAAGAGCCGTTGATTTTGTGGCTGGCGGAACTTATGCCATCGATGGTCATCAAGAACGCATTGGCGAGAGCATTTTCTTATTTACTCCCAGTTGTGTTAAAGTCAGCACCTTAACCGGAACTGTTCATGATGTTCCTGAAACTCCAAAAGCGACCACTCGTCCTACTATGTCAACTCCTGTGTGGGGAGCAGAAGCCAGTAGAATTGCTCAGTAA
- a CDS encoding patatin-like phospholipase family protein, which yields MQKPLSLITAAAQVYSSQLMFDGARFNQILETNTQLKEIIFNATELQKGLGFRFQKTQSNRSKSGNKYFPIQNEFLGSIRLADMVAASSCFPGGFEPLKFPQDFDWPTGKYNLSKVEELFPQTVALMDGGLYDNQGVEALLLAGERKSVKIGTLIISDTDNIQPQQTLFEFPSPHFPSFLSLKMINIIAKVLFFGSLFSVIALIFNTIELFFTSGIQWTILIYVFAIIPIVGVIIAFLWIRNIVKDFKSLLEDIGINPQELWKTLAPLKISQAKDLGEVRLKSILALSSVFLRRTRSLIYNKVYETKSGKYKDIVITNFIYDFYDDSLETESQVGIMTSVPDDFEISSITQEDNMSVPIDLTPSLEMKKLATKVTQFPTTLWFDKGKEEQQLKDLIACGHFTICFNLLKKFEKVSTGSPLIESVNEQAEEAWNNFQQNPYFLINRNRELTS from the coding sequence TTGCAGAAACCTCTCTCTTTAATTACTGCGGCTGCACAAGTTTATAGTAGTCAATTGATGTTTGATGGTGCAAGATTTAATCAAATTTTAGAGACTAACACACAGCTTAAAGAAATTATTTTTAATGCAACAGAACTTCAAAAAGGTCTGGGTTTTCGCTTCCAAAAAACTCAAAGTAATCGCTCCAAGAGTGGAAATAAATATTTTCCTATCCAAAATGAGTTTTTAGGTTCTATTCGTTTAGCTGATATGGTAGCCGCTTCATCATGCTTTCCTGGGGGGTTTGAACCCCTTAAATTTCCTCAAGATTTTGATTGGCCAACAGGGAAATATAATTTGTCTAAAGTCGAAGAACTTTTTCCTCAAACAGTGGCGTTAATGGATGGGGGTTTATATGATAATCAAGGGGTTGAAGCGTTGTTACTCGCTGGCGAAAGAAAGTCTGTAAAAATTGGAACATTAATTATATCTGATACGGATAATATCCAACCACAACAAACACTATTTGAATTTCCCTCGCCTCATTTTCCCAGTTTTTTATCCTTAAAAATGATCAATATAATAGCCAAAGTCTTGTTTTTTGGGTCTTTATTTAGTGTTATTGCTCTTATCTTTAATACTATTGAGCTATTTTTTACATCAGGGATTCAATGGACTATTTTAATTTATGTTTTCGCTATTATTCCTATTGTAGGAGTAATTATTGCTTTTTTATGGATTAGGAATATTGTTAAAGACTTCAAATCTTTATTAGAAGACATAGGAATTAATCCTCAAGAACTTTGGAAGACTTTAGCTCCTCTAAAAATATCACAAGCCAAAGATTTAGGAGAGGTTCGCTTAAAATCTATTTTAGCTTTAAGTTCAGTCTTTTTAAGACGTACCCGTAGTTTAATTTATAATAAAGTTTATGAAACAAAATCAGGAAAATATAAAGATATAGTCATTACTAATTTTATCTACGATTTTTACGATGATAGTTTAGAAACAGAATCTCAAGTAGGGATTATGACTTCAGTTCCTGATGATTTTGAAATTAGTTCCATAACTCAAGAAGATAACATGAGTGTACCTATCGATTTAACTCCGTCCCTTGAGATGAAAAAATTAGCGACTAAGGTCACCCAATTTCCCACAACCTTATGGTTTGATAAAGGTAAAGAAGAACAACAATTAAAAGATCTAATTGCTTGCGGGCACTTTACCATTTGTTTTAACCTTCTTAAAAAATTTGAAAAGGTTTCTACCGGTTCACCTTTAATAGAATCAGTTAACGAACAAGCAGAAGAGGCTTGGAATAATTTTCAACAAAATCCTTATTTTTTGATAAATAGAAACAGAGAATTAACGTCCTAA